Within Candidatus Polarisedimenticolaceae bacterium, the genomic segment ACCTCCCCGTCGTCGGAACGGTGGCCTCCCACGGGGTCGGCTTCCCGAAGAAGGTGCGTCACGACTCCCGCGTGACGCTCGTCCGCATGAACCGCAGCTCGCGCGCCTGGGCCGTCGGGGAGATCCTCCGAAAACTCGGTCCGGAGGTGGGACGATGACGACGCCGCTTCCCGCATCCTTCGTGGACGCCTTCCCCGCGGGGCTCGCCGTGCTCGACCGCGACGGGCGCGTGCTGCAGTCGAACGCGCGCGCGTCGTGCGCCGTCGGCGACGACTTCTTCGCCGCGTTCGGCGCGGAGGGGTTCTTCCACGCGGCCCGCGACGGTTACCTCGGAGGGATCGCGAGCGGACGCGTGGACGTGAGCTTCGAGGGCCGGGGATGCCACGTTCGCGTCGTCGCCTTCGAGGTCGCGGGGAGCCGGTTCGGCCTCGCGTGGCTCGATCCGATGCGGGGCGAGGCGCGCCTGCTCGCGATCGCGCAGGCGTGGGACAAGGCGCTCGCCCTCGTCGCCGAGGTCCGCCACGAGATCGCGAACCCGCTGATGGGCCTGCTGGGCCAGATCGAGCTGCTCGAGATGCGCCCGGACCTCCCCGATACGGTGCGTGCGAAGCTCACGATGATCACCGGGGAAGCGCAGCGCATCCAGGTCCAGGCGGCGCGGCTCAAGGACGTCAAGCGGATCTAGAAACAGGCTGCCGTCCC encodes:
- a CDS encoding histidine kinase dimerization/phospho-acceptor domain-containing protein; amino-acid sequence: MTTPLPASFVDAFPAGLAVLDRDGRVLQSNARASCAVGDDFFAAFGAEGFFHAARDGYLGGIASGRVDVSFEGRGCHVRVVAFEVAGSRFGLAWLDPMRGEARLLAIAQAWDKALALVAEVRHEIANPLMGLLGQIELLEMRPDLPDTVRAKLTMITGEAQRIQVQAARLKDVKRI